Proteins encoded by one window of Panicum virgatum strain AP13 chromosome 7N, P.virgatum_v5, whole genome shotgun sequence:
- the LOC120680965 gene encoding senescence-specific cysteine protease SAG39-like has protein sequence MTTRRSSAAFLFAAAALACACACALGTMAARDLADHQAIVAKHEQWMAKYGRVYRDAAEKARRLEVFKANVALIESVNARNHKFWLEANQFADLTDDEFRATRTGYKPASGKGRRTTTGFRYANVSLDDIPDSVDWRAKGAVTPIKDQGECGCCWAFSTVASMEGIVKLSTGKLISLSEQELVDCDVNGMDMGCNGGEMDDAFQFIIDNGGLTTESNYPYTASDGTCDSSKASNDAASIKGYEDVPANDEASLRKAVANQPVSVAVDGGDSHFRFYKGGVLSGTCGTELDHGIAAVGYGVASDGTKYWIMKNSWGTSWGEGGYIRMERDIADEEGLCGLAMQPSYPTA, from the exons ATGACTACTCGTCGCTCGTCGGCGGCTTTCCtcttcgccgccgctgccctcgcctgcgcctgcgcctgcgcgctCGGTACCATGGCGGCGCGCGACCTCGCTGATCACCAGGCCATAGTGGCCAAGCACGAGCAGTGGATGGCCAAGTACGGCCGCGTCTACAGAGACGCCGCCGAGAAGGCGCGGCGGCTCGAGGTGTTCAAGGCCAACGTCGCCCTCATCGAGTCCGTCAACGCCAGGAACCATAAGTTCTGGCTGGAGGCCAACCAGTTCGCCGACCTCACCGACGACGAGTTCAGGGCCACCCGGACCGGTTACAAGCCGGCCAGCGGCAAGGGCCGGAGGACGACGACAGGGTTCAGGTACGCCAACGTCAGCCTCGATGACATCCCGGATTCCGTCGACTGGAGGGCCAAGGGCGCCGTCACGCCCATCAAGGACCAAGGCGAATGCG GGTGCTGCTGGGCGTTCTCGACGGTGGCGTCCATGGAGGGCATCGTGAAGCTGAGCACGGGGAAGCTGATCTCCCTGTCGGAGCAGGAGCTCGTGGACTGCGACGTCAACGGCATGGACATGGGCTGCAACGGCGGCGAGATGGATGACGCCTTCCAGTTCATCATCGACAACGGCGGCCTCACCACCGAGAGCAACTACCCGTACACCGCCTCCGACGGCACCTGCGACTCCAGCAAGGCGTCCAACGACGCCGCGTCCATCAAGGGGTACGAGGACGTGCCGGCCAACGACGAGGCATCCCTGCGCAAGGCGGTGGCCAACCAGCCGGTGTCGGTCGCCGTCGACGGAGGGGACTCCCACTTCCGGTTCTACAAGGGCGGCGTCCTCTCCGGCACGTGTGGCACGGAGCTCGACCACGGGATCGCCGCCGTCGGGTACGGCGTGGCGAGTGACGGCACCAAGTACTGGATCATGAAGAACTCGTGGGGCACGTCGTGGGGTGAAGGCGGCTACATCCGAATGGAGAGGGACATTGCAGATGAGGAGGGCTTGTGCGGCCTCGCCATGCAGCCTTCCTACCCGACAGCATAG
- the LOC120680966 gene encoding glycine-rich RNA-binding protein 8-like: MRMKDGESLDQLAGRIAGMAVRYSNLGGTLENAALVKKLLDSVPVRFIHCIAGMEQFCDLKTMQFEEAVGRLKAYDERTRGVSAGGGGGAAGDGHLLLADGQHKKEGGESSGKQSGSDGGGRGRGRGYRGRGHGRGGRGEHQGGRNTGGKP, encoded by the coding sequence ATGCGCATGAAGGACGGTGAGTCGCTGGATCAGCTCGCCGGGCGCATCGCCGGGATGGCGGTGCGTTACAGCAATCTCGGCGGCACCTTGGAGAATGCGGCTTTGGTGAAGAAGCTGCTTGACTCTGTCCCCGTGCGATTCATCCACTGCATCGCCGGGATGGAGCAGTTTTGTGACCTCAAAACTATGCAGTTTGAGGAGGCGGTGGGCCGGTTGAAGGCCTACGACGAGCGCACTCGTGGTGTGTCGGCtggcggtggaggcggtgcTGCAGGCGATGGGCATCTTCTCCTCGCGGATGGTCAGCACAAGAAGGAGGGCGGCGAGAGCTCCGGCAAGCAAAGCGGTTCTGATGGAGGTGGACGCGGTCGTGGACGCGGCTACCGTGGAAGAGGGCACGGCCGGGGTGGTCGTGGTGAGCATCAGGGTGGCAGGAACACAGGAGGTAAACCATGA
- the LOC120680967 gene encoding uncharacterized protein LOC120680967, with the protein MAHQNPTPFVYLDAAAAADARRRGMDPHVLEQTTQDLLKFLYMCLPDTLVYAGAALSALPASSGDAEDRISALPFGLLRNIVSRLPAKDAARTSVLSRRWRPVSRCTPLALADAHLLSGVLEGFRQPARADTPALAATVSRAVAAHPGPFRAVHLVCGYYADADRQRELARWVQTFAAKGVEELVLVNRPWPLDVPLPAALLDVATLTRLYLGLWKLPGTSALPHPNRGAAAVFPHLRELVLCSMEVESRDMEYLLAGSPVLENLGIVGARKNVTRLRLVGQHLRCVQICLSAIDSFAVVDTPSLERLFLWETMVLDGSCARLRIGKAPKLRVLGYLNPGIHMLEIRNTVINAGIKASPSTMVPGIKILGLSVRFGVRNDVKMLPTFLRCFPNVDVGLILMMQAMLDAEDVWEAIEPEAGLAIDVKKNKKARSCLLQALPEDLLMEVAGKKTAQEVWESLKTRFVGADRVKEARL; encoded by the exons atggcccaCCAGAACCCCACGCCGTTCGTctacctcgacgccgccgctgcagccgacgctcgccgccgcggcatgGACCCTCACGTGCTGGAGCAGACCACGCAGGACCTCCTCAAGTTCCTCTACATGTGCCTCCCCGACACGCTCGTctacgccggcgccgccctctccgcgctccccgcctcctccggcgacgCCGAAGACCGCATCAGTGCCCTCCCCTTCGGGCTCCTCCGCAACATCGTCTCCCGCCTCCCCGCCAAGGACGCCGCGCGCACCTCCGTGCTCTCCCGCCGCTGGCGCCCCGTCTCGCGCTGCACGccgctcgccctcgccgacGCGCACCTTCTCTCGGGCGTCCTCGAGGGCTTCCGCCAGCCCGCGCGCGCCGACACGCCGgcgctcgccgccaccgtctcccgcgccgtcgccgcgcaccCCGGACCCTTCCGCGCCGTCCACCTCGTCTGCGGCTACTACGCCGACGCCGACCGCCAGCGGGAGCTCGCGCGCTGGGTCCAGACGTTCGCCGCCAAAGGCGTGGAGGAGCTCGTCCTCGTCAACCGCCCGTGGCCGCTCGACGTGCCTCTCCCCGCCGCGCTTCTCGACGTCGCCACGCTCACCCGCCTTTACCTCGGCCTCTGGAAACTCCCGGGCACCTCCGCGCTGCCACACCCAAACCGTGGCGCTGCCGCGGTGTTCCCGCACCTCCGCGAGCTCGTCCTCTGCTCCATGGAGGTGGAGAGCCGCGACATGGAGTACCTCCTCGCCGGGAGCCCCGTCCTGGAGAACCTGGGCATAGTGGGAGCCAGAAAGAACGTgacgcgcctccgcctcgtcgGCCAGCACCTCCGGTGCGTGCAGATCTGCTTGTCCGCAATCGACAGCTTCGCCGTGGTGGACACCCCGAGCCTCGAGCGGCTCTTCCTGTGGGAAACCATGGTGCTCGACGGCTCCTGTGCTAGGCTCAGGATCGGCAAAGCACCCAAGCTGCGTGTACTTGGATACTTGAATCCTGGAATTCACATGCTGGAGATCCGCAACACCGTCATCAAT GCCGGGATAAAGGCAAGCCCAAGCACAATGGTCCCGGGCATCAAGATCCTAGGATTAAGTGTGCGTTTTGGAGTCCGCAATGATGTCAAGATGTTGCCCACCTTCCTCAGATGCTTTCCTAATGTTGATGTtggattaatcttgat GATGCAGGCCATGCTCGATGCGGAGGATGTGTGGGAGGCGATTGAACCGGAGGCGGGGTTGGCGATCGACGTGAAGAAAAACAAGAAGGCGAGGTCGTGTCTGCTTCAGGCACTCCCGGAGGATCTTCTCATGGAGGTTGCCGGGAAGAAGACGGCGCAAGAGGTGTGGGAGAGCCTCAAGACGAGGTTCGTCGGCGCCGATCGAGTGAAGGAGGCACGGTTATAG